Proteins co-encoded in one Neodiprion lecontei isolate iyNeoLeco1 chromosome 3, iyNeoLeco1.1, whole genome shotgun sequence genomic window:
- the LOC124293410 gene encoding uncharacterized protein LOC124293410, with protein sequence MDEVRAHDDKYAGYKTYCSEKRAKLAEEEPSKRSACKFSQTKFEENVTNYILESMAPLRTVDMASFRKIFDDFAIKKNGEPLKHLSRRSLSRKIVENFDNRMIQIKKHIDERATVVCTTADVWSNNCRRFMGVTVHWIDQGNLQRKSAAIACRRFSGTHSYDRIAALLTEIHSTFKLNPEKVVAVVTDNGSNFIKAFRVFGVNMPDDFFYAGLTSGNAGGSTIEDENSASDLEYTTIAEDTAAYENMPDDDSQNFELPKHFRCASHTLNLIATQDALKGIKCSEQLSASHSEVMDRCTELWRITRSPKNYEILKEALEVALLRPVVVRWNSLYDSFLQLIALKDKLPDASAMIGIRYPLRDSDFKYIENYVECLRPIAEAIDKLQGEEFGYYGYVLPTLITTTRKLKILTEKPQMHSYLPVIQALIVGLEIRFSNFFRIEKEGEYAAVASISHPRFKAHWLGFFPNNIQEKIRTVVINAAQHELEADVISPHPEVEEHSDCFDFGPTSVTFGRSSVVFRNEDPEVQIIQFTKERSTDLVLLDSYPLHTVNTPHKQPKHDTPKPHTKPEQYILESASNGNENNTNMEHKILRKHRRRHRRILTKSPRLSNGL encoded by the exons ATGGATGAAGTA CGAGCTCATGACGACAAGTACGCGGGATATAAAACGTACTGTAGCGAAAAGCGGGCGAAGCTTGCTGAAGAAGAGCCAAGCAAGCGTTCAGCTTGTAAATTTTCACAGACAAAGTTCGAAGAAAATGTAACGAACTATATTCTCGAAAGTATGGCGCCGTTGAGAACAGTAGACATGGCatcatttcgaaaaatatttgatg ATTTcgctattaaaaaaaatggtgaaccTTTGAAGCATCTTTCAAGACGTTCTCTCAGTAGAAAAATCgtggaaaattttgataatcgaatgatacaaattaaaaaacatatCGACGAGAGAGCAACCGTGGTCTGCACAACTGCAGATGTGTGGAGTAATAATTGTCGGCGGTTCATGGGTGTTACAGTACACTGG ATTGATCAAGGAAATTTACAGAGAAAGTCAGCTGCAATAGCCTGTCGACGTTTTTCGGGCACACATTCCTACGATCGCATAGCTGCTTTGTTGACAGAAATTCATTCGACTTTCAAATTGAATCCGGAAAAAGTAGTGGCGGTGGTGACGGATAATGGATCAAACTTCATTAAAGCTTTCAGGGTGTTCGGCGTGAATATGcccgacgattttttttacg CGGGTCTCACATCTGGAAATGCGGGTGGCAGTAcgattgaagatgaaaattcggCATCTGATTTGGAGTACACAACGATTGCGGAAGATACAGCAGCATACGAAAATATGCCTGATGACGATTCCCAGAATTTCGAGTTGCCTAAGCATTTTCGCTGCGCGAGTCACACGCTCAATTTGATAGCAACGCAAGATGCACTGAAAGGCATCAAATGTAGCGAACAGTTATCTGCATCTCACAGTGAAGTGATGGATAGATGCACAGAGCTATGGCGAATCACGCGTTCCCCAAAAAACTACGAGATTCTGAAAGAAGCACTGGAAGTTGCATTACTGAGGCCTGTTGTGGTACGATGGAATTCTTTGTACGAttcttttttacaattaatcgCGCTCAAAGATAAACTTCCAGATGCCAGCGCGATGATAGGTATACGCTATCCATTGAGAGACAGCGATTTCAAATACATAGAAAACTATGTAGAATGTCTTCGTCCAATAGCAGAAGCTATAGACAAATTGCAGGGCGAAGAATTTGGCTACTACGGATATGTTTTGCCAACTCTGATTACAACGACGAGGAAATTGAAGATCCTAACGGAAAAACCCCAAATGCACTCGTACTTGCCTGTCATACAAGCTCTAATCGTCGGTTTGGAGATTAGATTTTCGAACTTCTTTCGAATCGAAAAAGAAGGCGAGTACGCTGCTGTAGCTTCTATAAGTCACCCACGGTTCAAGGCTCATTGGTTAGgtttttttccaaacaatattcaagaaaaGATCCGTACCGTCGTGATTAACGCGGCTCAACATGAGCTTGAAGCTGACGTTATTTCGCCTCATCCGGAAGTTGAGGAACATTCCGACTGTTTCGATTTCGGGCCAACGAGTGTTACGTTCGGGAGATCCAGCGTGGTATTTCGTAACGAAGATCCAGAGGTCCAAATTATTCAGTTTACTAAGGAGCGTTCTACAGATTTGGTATTATTGGATAGCTATCCGCTG CACACAGTCAATACACCCCACAAACAACCAAAACACGACACACCTAAACCACACACCAAACCCGAACAGTACATACTGGAATCAGCCAGCAAtggcaatgaaaacaatacaaacatgGAACATAAAATACTCAGGAAACACAGACGAAGACATAGACGAATTCTTACAAAATCTCCGCGACTATCAAACGGGTTATGA